A genomic region of Ficedula albicollis isolate OC2 chromosome 12, FicAlb1.5, whole genome shotgun sequence contains the following coding sequences:
- the LOC107603903 gene encoding DNA-directed RNA polymerase II subunit RPB1-like: MPTPKSIPVFCDGPHVSRTQTTAARGSRWSDPDPDPAGPRPARAPLPGRRGRQGAAEAGLGGRGAARDPSIRNPSIPPARSRDPSINPSIPPALSRDPSIRPSINPSIPPARSRDPSIRPSINPSIPPALSRDPSIRPSINPSIPPARSRDPSIRPSINPSIPPALSRDPSIRPSINPSIPPARSRDPSIRPSINPSIPPALSRDPSIRPSINPSIPPARSRDPSIRPSINPSIPPALSRDPSIRPSINPSIPPALSRDPSIRPSINPSIPPALSRDPSIRPSINPSIPPALSRDPSIRPSINPSIPPALSRDPSIRPSINPSIPPALSRDPSIRPSINPSIPPALSRDPSIRPSINPSIPPALSRDPSIRPSINPSIPPALSRDPSIRPSINPSIPPALSRDPSIRPSINPSIPPARSRDPSINPSIPPARSRDPSIRLSINPSIPPDKTYSLSMCISVHLQTHTPPATANLVRVHCTTHI; the protein is encoded by the coding sequence TTTTGTGATGGGCCGCACGTTTCGAGGACACAAACCACGGCAGCTCGAGGGAGTCGCTGGAgcgatcccgatcccgatcccgcGGGACCGCGCCCGGCTCGGGCCCCGCTCCcggggcggcggggccggcAGGGGGCAGCAGAGGCCGGGCTGGGCGGGCGCGGCGCTGCCCGGGATCCGAGCATCCGCAACCCGAGCATCCCACCGGCCCGTTCCCGGGATCCGAGCATCAACCCGAGCATCCCACCGGCCCTTTCCCGGGATCCGAGCATCCGTCCGAGCATCAACCCGAGCATCCCACCGGCCCGTTCCCGGGATCCGAGCATCCGCCCGAGCATCAACCCGAGCATCCCACCGGCCCTTTCCCGGGATCCGAGCATCCGTCCGAGCATCAACCCGAGCATCCCACCGGCCCGTTCCCGGGATCCGAGCATCCGCCCGAGCATCAACCCGAGCATCCCACCGGCCCTTTCCCGGGATCCGAGCATCCGTCCGAGCATCAACCCGAGCATCCCACCGGCCCGTTCCCGGGATCCGAGCATCCGCCCGAGCATCAACCCGAGCATCCCACCGGCCCTTTCCCGGGATCCGAGCATCCGTCCGAGCATCAACCCGAGCATCCCACCGGCCCGTTCCCGGGATCCGAGCATCCGTCCGAGCATCAACCCGAGCATCCCACCGGCCCTTTCCCGGGATCCGAGCATCCGTCCGAGCATCAACCCGAGCATCCCACCGGCCCTTTCCCGGGATCCGAGCATCCGTCCGAGCATCAACCCGAGCATCCCACCGGCCCTTTCCCGGGATCCGAGCATCCGTCCGAGCATCAACCCGAGCATCCCACCGGCCCTTTCCCGGGATCCGAGCATCCGTCCGAGCATCAACCCGAGCATCCCACCGGCCCTTTCCCGGGATCCGAGCATCCGTCCGAGCATCAACCCGAGCATCCCACCGGCCCTTTCCCGGGATCCGAGCATCCGTCCGAGCATCAACCCGAGCATCCCACCGGCCCTTTCCCGGGATCCGAGCATCCGTCCGAGCATCAACCCGAGCATCCCACCGGCCCTTTCCCGGGATCCGAGCATCCGTCCGAGCATCAACCCGAGCATCCCACCGGCCCTTTCCCGGGATCCGAGCATCCGTCCGAGCATCAACCCGAGCATCCCACCGGCCCTTTCCCGGGATCCGAGCATCCGTCCGAGCATCAACCCGAGCATCCCACCGGCCCGTTCCCGGGATCCGAGCATCAACCCGAGCATCCCACCAGCCCGCTCCCGGGATCCGAGCATCCGTCTGAGCATCAACCCGAGCATCCCACCG